From Streptomyces sp. TLI_053, a single genomic window includes:
- a CDS encoding isochorismatase family protein, whose product MGRALIVVDVQKDFCEGGSVPVKGGAGRAGAIAELVRTADGEYSCVVATRDHHIDPGPHFSDHPDFRESFPVHCVVGSEGGEFHPDFAPAVAEGAVDEVFFKGARSASKSGFEGFAADGTPLADWLRARGVEGVDVVGIATDHCVRATALDGAKAGFAVRVLLDYTAGVAAGTTATALGELRDAGVELTGTPVVLA is encoded by the coding sequence ATGGGTCGGGCTCTGATCGTGGTCGACGTGCAGAAGGACTTCTGTGAGGGCGGCAGCGTCCCGGTGAAGGGCGGCGCCGGGCGGGCCGGTGCCATCGCCGAGCTGGTCCGCACGGCGGACGGCGAGTACAGCTGCGTCGTCGCCACCCGCGACCACCACATCGACCCGGGCCCGCACTTCTCCGACCACCCGGACTTCCGGGAGTCGTTCCCGGTGCACTGCGTGGTCGGCAGCGAGGGCGGCGAGTTCCACCCCGACTTCGCCCCCGCCGTGGCCGAAGGGGCGGTCGACGAGGTGTTCTTCAAGGGTGCCCGGTCCGCGTCGAAGAGCGGCTTCGAGGGCTTCGCCGCGGACGGCACCCCGCTGGCCGACTGGCTGCGCGCCCGCGGTGTCGAGGGTGTCGACGTCGTCGGCATCGCCACCGACCACTGCGTCCGGGCCACCGCTCTGGACGGGGCGAAGGCGGGCTTCGCGGTCCGGGTGCTGCTCGACTACACGGCGGGGGTCGCCGCCGGTACCACCGCCACGGCGCTGGGCGAACTCCGGGACGCCGGGGTCGAGCTGACGGGCACCCCGGTGGTCCTGGCCTGA
- a CDS encoding TIGR03617 family F420-dependent LLM class oxidoreductase, whose translation MDRPHAPALLLDALAPAHPAGILDAAERAERRGADRLVVSETAYDPFLQLARAADRTRSIELATGVAVALARTPMTLAYQAWGLHAASGGRAVIGLGSQVKPHIEKRFGMPWDRPAARMREYVHAVRAIWHSWQTGDRLRFRGDFYTHTVMTPVFAPDPVPAGVPRILLAGVGPLMVRTAGAVADGFLSHPFTSVDYLTRQVLPALAEERGAAEAAGAAWTGRPFEVVGSVLTATGRTEEELRAHRASVRERLAFYASTPAYRPVLAQHGWEDLHEELHRLSLRGRWPEMAALIDDRVFDTFAVAGTVEEAAREVHRRYAGLATRVSVSLPENADPELGLDVLDALRALDGRPAPN comes from the coding sequence ATGGACCGTCCGCACGCCCCCGCCCTCCTCCTCGACGCCCTCGCCCCCGCACATCCGGCTGGCATCCTCGACGCCGCCGAGCGGGCCGAACGACGGGGCGCGGACCGCCTGGTGGTCTCCGAGACCGCCTACGACCCGTTCCTCCAGCTGGCCCGGGCCGCCGACCGCACCCGCTCGATCGAACTCGCCACCGGCGTGGCGGTCGCCCTCGCCCGCACCCCGATGACGCTCGCCTACCAGGCCTGGGGGCTGCACGCGGCGTCCGGCGGCCGGGCCGTGATCGGGCTCGGCTCGCAGGTCAAGCCGCACATCGAGAAGCGCTTCGGGATGCCCTGGGACCGGCCCGCCGCGCGGATGCGCGAGTACGTGCACGCGGTGCGGGCGATCTGGCACAGCTGGCAGACCGGCGACCGTCTGCGCTTCCGGGGGGACTTCTACACCCACACGGTGATGACGCCGGTCTTCGCCCCCGACCCGGTCCCGGCCGGGGTGCCGCGGATCCTGCTGGCCGGGGTCGGCCCGCTGATGGTGCGCACCGCCGGGGCGGTCGCCGACGGCTTCCTCAGCCACCCGTTCACCTCGGTCGACTACCTGACCCGGCAGGTGCTGCCGGCGCTGGCCGAGGAGCGCGGCGCGGCCGAGGCGGCGGGAGCGGCCTGGACCGGACGGCCGTTCGAGGTCGTCGGGAGCGTGCTCACCGCGACCGGCCGCACCGAGGAGGAACTGCGGGCCCACCGCGCCTCCGTCCGGGAGCGGCTCGCCTTCTACGCCTCCACGCCCGCCTACCGGCCGGTGCTCGCCCAGCACGGCTGGGAGGACCTGCACGAGGAACTGCACCGCCTGTCGCTGCGCGGGCGGTGGCCGGAGATGGCCGCGCTGATCGACGACCGGGTCTTCGACACCTTCGCCGTCGCGGGCACCGTCGAGGAGGCCGCCCGGGAGGTCCACCGCCGCTACGCGGGCCTGGCGACCAGGGTCTCGGTCAGCCTCCCCGAGAACGCCGACCCGGAGCTCGGCCTGGACGTCCTGGACGCGCTGCGCGCCCTCGACGGCCGCCCGGCACCGAACTGA
- a CDS encoding RidA family protein — MSSAVRLIRNHRLTQAVDYAYAAAVDAPVRSLWLAGACPLDTEGRTVAVGDYAGQAHQVMRNLLTVLEDEGAALTDLVRTTVYVASSRQSDLVAVWEVYREYLGAHDVPSTLLGVSVLGYHDQLVEVEAVAVLDRAEAG; from the coding sequence ATGAGCAGCGCCGTCAGGCTGATCCGCAACCACCGGCTCACCCAGGCCGTCGACTACGCCTACGCGGCGGCCGTCGACGCGCCGGTCCGCTCGCTCTGGCTGGCCGGCGCCTGCCCGCTGGACACCGAGGGGCGCACGGTGGCGGTGGGCGACTACGCGGGCCAGGCCCACCAGGTGATGCGGAACCTGCTCACCGTGCTGGAGGACGAGGGCGCCGCACTCACCGACCTGGTGCGCACCACGGTCTACGTGGCCTCCTCCCGGCAGAGCGACCTGGTGGCCGTCTGGGAGGTCTACCGCGAGTACCTCGGCGCGCACGACGTGCCGAGCACCCTGCTGGGGGTCTCCGTGCTCGGCTACCACGACCAGCTGGTGGAGGTCGAGGCGGTCGCGGTGCTGGACCGGGCCGAGGCGGGGTGA
- a CDS encoding MarR family winged helix-turn-helix transcriptional regulator, whose product MASEEPGSTAPAPGAPPPARATPPTLLDLSTYLLSRTGRAARSRLAERLARRGLRLWDMAVLAALADFGPHAQRDLVRRLGVDASDMAKVADQLAHAGYVERVRDAADRRRLSVTVTDAGRALLAELRAEALAVQEEVLAPLSGAERRVLHELLARIHAELPGAP is encoded by the coding sequence ATGGCTTCAGAGGAACCCGGCTCCACCGCTCCCGCCCCCGGCGCTCCGCCGCCCGCCCGTGCGACCCCGCCGACCCTGCTGGACCTCAGCACCTATCTGCTGTCCCGGACCGGCAGGGCGGCCCGCTCCCGGCTCGCCGAACGCCTCGCCCGGCGCGGGCTGCGGCTGTGGGACATGGCGGTGCTCGCCGCGCTGGCCGACTTCGGCCCGCACGCGCAGCGGGACCTCGTGCGACGGCTGGGTGTCGACGCCAGCGACATGGCGAAGGTCGCCGACCAGCTGGCCCACGCCGGCTACGTCGAACGGGTCCGGGACGCCGCCGACCGCCGCCGGCTCTCGGTCACCGTCACGGACGCGGGGCGCGCGCTGCTCGCCGAGCTGCGCGCCGAGGCGCTGGCCGTGCAGGAGGAGGTGCTGGCGCCGCTGAGCGGGGCGGAGCGGCGGGTCCTGCACGAGCTGCTCGCCCGGATCCACGCGGAGCTGCCGGGCGCCCCGTGA
- a CDS encoding MFS transporter: protein MAAPQTTAPDRTRGVVATLALTGTVAAIMQTLVTPLIGELPRILDTSPSNASWVITATLLSAAVFVPISGRLGDLFGKRRMLLACCVPLLLGSVVCALTSSVLPMIAGRGLQGMGMGVVPLGISLLRDVLPPERLGSAIALVSASMGIGGGLGLPISAAVAQYTSWRALFWGAAVLTVAVAVMIRLLVPAPTTRPAGGHFDAVGALGLGAGLVCLLLPVSKGGDWGWTDGTTLGLFAAAVVLLLAWGVWELRLAEPLVDLRVTARPRVLLTNAASVLVGFGMYAQALIVPQLLQLPEATGYGLGQSMLAMGLWMAPSGLMMMVVSPFGGRLSAARGPKFTLVAGALAISAGYGLSMVLIGSTWGVLVVTLICNAGVGLAYGAMPALIMSAVPLSETASANSFNSLMRSLGTSVSAAVVGVVLAQLTTTVGGHVLPSETGFRVGLLIGCGVALAAAAVAAAVPAPPLPAVREAAAAQESAAAQKSGAAQESAGAAGAADAAPAQDGTRT from the coding sequence ATGGCCGCCCCACAGACCACCGCCCCCGACCGGACCCGGGGAGTCGTCGCCACGCTCGCCCTCACCGGCACGGTGGCGGCGATCATGCAGACCCTGGTCACCCCGCTGATCGGCGAGCTGCCGAGAATCCTGGACACCTCCCCCTCCAACGCCTCCTGGGTGATCACCGCGACCCTGCTCTCCGCCGCCGTGTTCGTGCCGATCAGCGGCCGCCTCGGCGACCTGTTCGGCAAGCGGCGGATGCTGCTGGCCTGCTGCGTCCCGCTGCTGCTCGGCTCGGTGGTCTGCGCGCTGACCTCCTCGGTGCTGCCGATGATCGCCGGACGCGGCCTCCAGGGCATGGGCATGGGGGTGGTGCCGCTCGGCATCAGCCTGCTGCGCGACGTGCTGCCGCCCGAGCGGCTCGGCTCCGCGATCGCCCTGGTGAGCGCCTCGATGGGCATCGGCGGCGGCCTCGGCCTGCCGATCTCGGCGGCCGTCGCCCAGTACACCAGCTGGCGGGCGCTGTTCTGGGGCGCGGCCGTTCTGACGGTGGCGGTCGCGGTGATGATCCGCCTCCTGGTGCCCGCGCCCACCACCCGGCCGGCCGGCGGGCACTTCGACGCGGTCGGGGCGCTCGGCCTCGGCGCCGGCCTGGTCTGCCTGCTGCTGCCGGTCTCCAAGGGCGGTGACTGGGGCTGGACCGACGGAACCACGCTCGGCCTGTTCGCGGCCGCGGTGGTCCTGCTGCTCGCCTGGGGCGTCTGGGAGCTGCGCCTCGCCGAGCCGCTGGTCGACCTGCGGGTGACCGCCCGGCCGAGGGTGCTGCTGACCAACGCGGCGTCGGTCCTGGTGGGCTTCGGGATGTACGCGCAGGCGCTGATCGTGCCGCAGCTGCTCCAGCTGCCGGAGGCCACCGGGTACGGGCTCGGCCAGTCGATGCTGGCGATGGGGCTGTGGATGGCGCCGTCCGGCCTGATGATGATGGTCGTCTCGCCGTTCGGCGGCCGGCTCTCGGCGGCGCGCGGTCCCAAGTTCACCCTGGTCGCCGGGGCGCTGGCGATCTCGGCCGGGTACGGGCTGTCGATGGTGCTGATCGGGTCCACCTGGGGCGTGCTGGTGGTGACGCTGATCTGCAACGCCGGTGTGGGTCTCGCGTACGGTGCGATGCCGGCGCTGATCATGAGCGCGGTGCCGCTCTCCGAGACGGCCTCGGCGAACAGCTTCAACAGTCTGATGCGCTCGCTCGGCACCTCGGTCTCCGCGGCCGTGGTCGGCGTCGTGCTCGCGCAGCTGACCACCACCGTGGGCGGGCACGTGCTGCCTTCCGAGACCGGCTTCCGGGTGGGTCTGCTGATCGGCTGCGGGGTGGCCCTGGCCGCCGCGGCGGTGGCCGCCGCCGTGCCGGCGCCGCCGCTCCCCGCGGTGCGGGAGGCCGCCGCCGCCCAGGAGTCCGCTGCCGCCCAGAAGTCCGGCGCCGCCCAGGAGTCCGCCGGGGCGGCCGGGGCGGCCGATGCCGCTCCCGCCCAGGACGGCACCCGCACCTGA
- a CDS encoding MarR family transcriptional regulator, which produces MSGPTDEVAFEYMVLSRHHYLSPAGARPEGSRLDRSAYILLSRIRMQGPMSIGELSDAFGLDASTLNRQTAAMTRGGLVERIPDPDGGMARKFRTTEEGERRLDEDRAAHAHALDLVMADWPAEDVRTFADFLRRFNTGIERLDGRPWPRP; this is translated from the coding sequence ATGAGCGGGCCCACGGACGAGGTGGCGTTCGAGTACATGGTGCTCAGCCGGCACCACTACCTGAGCCCGGCCGGCGCCCGGCCGGAGGGCAGCCGGCTCGACCGCAGCGCCTACATCCTGCTCAGCCGGATCCGGATGCAGGGCCCGATGTCGATCGGCGAACTCAGCGACGCCTTCGGACTGGACGCCTCCACCCTCAACCGGCAGACCGCCGCGATGACCCGGGGCGGGCTGGTCGAACGGATCCCCGACCCGGACGGCGGGATGGCCCGCAAGTTCCGCACCACCGAGGAGGGCGAACGCCGCCTCGACGAGGACCGCGCCGCGCACGCCCACGCCCTCGACCTGGTGATGGCCGACTGGCCCGCCGAGGACGTCCGGACCTTCGCCGACTTCCTGCGGCGCTTCAACACCGGCATCGAGCGCCTCGACGGCCGGCCCTGGCCCCGCCCCTGA
- a CDS encoding VOC family protein, which translates to MDALYHRLLVADFPSCFGFYRAVLPPLTGAALVKGTPDGPYATWDLDGQAVLSLFDRGMLAAAVGTAALPAEPAAAQDGTMLVLQVEDVGRAFDLCRGYGADPVAGPTDRPEWGPGLRTAHLRDPEGRLIELQSY; encoded by the coding sequence ATGGACGCCCTGTACCACCGCCTGCTCGTCGCCGACTTCCCCTCCTGCTTCGGCTTCTACCGGGCCGTCCTGCCGCCGCTGACCGGCGCGGCACTGGTCAAGGGGACGCCCGACGGCCCGTACGCCACCTGGGACCTCGACGGTCAGGCCGTACTGTCGCTGTTCGACCGGGGCATGCTCGCCGCCGCCGTCGGCACCGCCGCGCTGCCCGCCGAACCGGCCGCCGCCCAGGACGGCACCATGCTGGTGCTCCAGGTCGAGGACGTCGGGCGGGCGTTCGACCTCTGCCGGGGCTACGGCGCCGACCCCGTCGCCGGCCCCACCGACCGCCCCGAGTGGGGGCCGGGGCTGCGCACCGCCCATCTGCGGGACCCCGAGGGCCGGCTGATCGAACTCCAGTCGTACTGA
- the thrS gene encoding threonine--tRNA ligase produces the protein MSHPVVPAPDAAALPAPAPVPAPVPAPLPEADHRRLGRALGLFDTDPLIGSGLPYWLPDGAAVRHTLEEFVRDRERRAGYRHVYSPVLGKRELYEISGHWQHYRDDMFPPMDLGAEQVVLRPSLCPHHALIYRSRPRSHRELPLRIAELGGMYRSELSGVLGGLSRVRAIQLNDAHVFCTPEQAADEAVAALELIAEAHRALGIRPVRYRLSLPGEGGKYVADPALWERATALLTEVLSRSGVPFEAAAGEAAFYGPKIDVQIADAAGRESTLSTVQIDFHQPERFGLRYIGPDGAKHRPVMVHRSVIGSVERVVAHLIELYGGAFPAWLAPVQLVLLPLTEGERVRAEQLRERCLDLGLRAEVAGPERGSLGARIRAARLVPYQAVLGPREAADDLLALRLRDGRRPEPLAAGEALARIRALVGACAQELWDGPGERRGGSSG, from the coding sequence ATGAGCCACCCCGTCGTCCCCGCCCCCGATGCCGCCGCCCTTCCCGCCCCCGCGCCTGTTCCCGCGCCTGTTCCCGCGCCCCTTCCCGAGGCCGACCACCGGCGGCTGGGCCGCGCGCTCGGACTCTTCGACACCGACCCGCTGATCGGCTCCGGCCTCCCGTACTGGCTGCCCGACGGCGCCGCGGTCCGGCACACCCTGGAGGAGTTCGTCCGCGACCGCGAGCGGCGCGCCGGATACCGCCACGTGTACTCGCCCGTCCTCGGCAAACGCGAGCTCTACGAGATCTCCGGCCACTGGCAGCACTACCGGGACGACATGTTCCCGCCGATGGACCTCGGCGCCGAGCAGGTCGTCCTGCGCCCCAGCCTCTGTCCGCACCACGCCCTGATCTACCGCTCACGGCCCCGCAGCCACCGGGAACTGCCGCTGCGGATCGCCGAACTCGGCGGCATGTACCGCTCCGAACTCTCGGGCGTGCTCGGTGGACTGAGCAGGGTGCGGGCGATCCAGCTGAACGACGCGCACGTCTTCTGCACCCCCGAGCAGGCCGCCGACGAGGCGGTGGCCGCGCTGGAACTGATCGCCGAGGCGCACCGCGCACTCGGCATCCGGCCGGTCCGGTACCGGCTCTCGCTGCCGGGGGAGGGCGGCAAGTACGTGGCGGACCCGGCGCTCTGGGAACGCGCCACCGCGCTGCTGACCGAGGTGCTCTCCCGTTCCGGGGTGCCGTTCGAGGCGGCGGCGGGCGAGGCCGCGTTCTACGGGCCGAAGATCGACGTCCAGATCGCCGACGCGGCCGGGCGCGAGTCCACCCTCTCCACCGTGCAGATCGACTTCCACCAGCCGGAACGGTTCGGCCTGCGGTACATCGGACCGGACGGGGCGAAGCACCGCCCGGTGATGGTGCACCGCAGCGTCATCGGCAGCGTGGAGCGGGTGGTCGCCCATCTGATCGAGCTGTACGGCGGGGCCTTCCCGGCCTGGCTGGCACCGGTCCAGCTGGTGCTGCTGCCGCTGACCGAGGGTGAGCGGGTGCGGGCCGAGCAGCTCCGCGAGCGCTGTCTGGACCTCGGGCTGCGGGCCGAGGTGGCCGGGCCCGAGCGCGGCAGCCTGGGCGCGCGGATCCGGGCGGCCCGGCTGGTCCCGTACCAGGCGGTGCTCGGCCCGCGCGAGGCGGCGGACGACCTGCTCGCCCTGCGCCTGCGCGACGGCCGGCGGCCGGAACCACTGGCGGCGGGGGAGGCGCTGGCCCGGATCCGCGCGCTCGTCGGCGCGTGCGCCCAGGAGCTGTGGGACGGGCCGGGGGAGCGGCGGGGCGGTTCCTCCGGATGA
- a CDS encoding ScbR family autoregulator-binding transcription factor, translating into MVRQERALRTRRLILEAAASVFDEFGYERATIGEVVSRAGVTRGAVYFHFASKRELAQGVIEGQFEAEAVPERSCKLQEFVDTGMVVTHLVPIDPLVSAAVRLSVDQGADKQMGIDAAPGWISRLERLLVDAGERGELLPHVVPADTAGLMTASWVGVQLQSQRFTGRADLAVRVSTLYRHLMPSVAVPGVLACLDLAPDRGARVYAEMTATREAAAREAADAAGPEGERPDDAG; encoded by the coding sequence GTGGTACGACAGGAACGGGCGCTGCGGACGCGGCGGCTGATTCTGGAGGCCGCGGCCTCGGTGTTCGACGAGTTCGGTTACGAGCGGGCGACCATCGGTGAGGTCGTGTCCCGGGCCGGGGTGACGCGGGGCGCCGTCTACTTCCACTTCGCCTCGAAGCGGGAGCTCGCGCAAGGGGTGATCGAGGGGCAGTTCGAGGCCGAGGCGGTGCCGGAGCGCTCCTGCAAGCTCCAGGAGTTCGTGGACACCGGGATGGTGGTCACGCATCTGGTGCCCATCGATCCGCTGGTCAGCGCGGCTGTCCGGCTCTCGGTGGACCAGGGTGCCGACAAGCAGATGGGTATCGACGCGGCGCCCGGCTGGATCTCCCGGCTGGAGCGGCTGCTGGTCGACGCGGGCGAGCGCGGCGAACTGCTGCCGCACGTGGTTCCGGCCGACACGGCCGGGCTGATGACGGCCTCCTGGGTCGGTGTGCAGCTCCAGTCGCAGCGGTTCACCGGTCGCGCCGACCTGGCCGTCCGGGTCTCGACGCTCTACCGGCACCTGATGCCGAGCGTGGCCGTCCCCGGTGTGCTCGCCTGTCTGGACCTGGCCCCGGACCGGGGTGCGCGGGTCTACGCCGAGATGACGGCGACCCGGGAGGCCGCGGCGCGCGAGGCGGCGGACGCCGCCGGCCCGGAGGGTGAGCGGCCCGACGACGCGGGCTGA
- a CDS encoding C40 family peptidase codes for MPFPHTTGGWGRRGLLGVALGAALAPLGAGSAAARPREEDPGLPLGLRVAAVAAAQIGVPYAWGGGDRLGPSLGFCDEENGYLDGKCLGESTTGFDCSGLSLHCWYRASGGAVELGHYTVAQFHRSAPVDRSGLLPGDLLFFSRPDAPLHHVGLWAGDGAMIHAERTGTLVARVEGVLDLPRWAGEFAGARRPLPLDR; via the coding sequence GTGCCGTTTCCGCACACCACCGGGGGCTGGGGCCGCCGCGGACTGCTGGGGGTCGCCCTGGGGGCCGCCCTGGCCCCGCTGGGGGCCGGTTCCGCCGCCGCCCGCCCCCGCGAGGAGGACCCAGGACTCCCGCTCGGCCTCCGGGTCGCCGCCGTGGCGGCCGCGCAGATCGGCGTGCCGTACGCCTGGGGCGGCGGCGACCGGCTGGGGCCGAGCCTCGGTTTCTGCGACGAGGAGAACGGCTACCTGGACGGGAAGTGCCTGGGCGAGAGCACGACCGGCTTCGACTGCAGCGGACTCTCCCTGCACTGCTGGTACCGGGCCAGCGGCGGAGCGGTGGAGCTCGGCCACTACACCGTCGCCCAGTTCCACCGCTCCGCCCCGGTCGACCGGTCCGGCCTGCTCCCCGGCGACCTGCTGTTCTTCTCCCGCCCGGACGCACCCCTGCACCACGTGGGCCTCTGGGCCGGTGACGGCGCGATGATCCACGCGGAACGCACCGGCACCCTGGTGGCCCGGGTCGAGGGCGTCCTCGATCTGCCGCGCTGGGCCGGCGAGTTCGCCGGCGCCCGCCGCCCGCTGCCGCTCGACCGCTGA
- a CDS encoding AMP-binding protein: MTPPPPVPAPSISAGSTSVPLLEHTIGVALDRAVAAFPDREALVDLPSGRRWTYRELAAEVDRIALGLLGLGVGAGDRVGIWAPNCPEWVFTQYATARIGAILVTVNPGYRAHEVEYVLRQAGIRTVVAAAGFKTSDYAAMLAEAGPRCPGLRDVLLIGSPEWRELAAAGERGDRERLVAAGAGLGAHDPINIQYTSGTTGFPKGATLSHHNILNNGYFVGELCGYTEADRICVPVPFYHCFGMVMGNLAALSHGACVVVPAPAFDPAATLRAVAAERCTSLYGVPTMFIAELNDPGFAENDLSSLRTGIMAGSPCPIEVMKQVVDRMGMRDVSICYGMTETSPVSTQTRAEDPLERRVSTVGRVGPHLEVAVADPETGLTVPRGTPGELRTRGYSVMLGYWDQPDRTAEAVDAEGWMHTGDLAVMDEEGYLNITGRLKDMVIRGGENIYPREVEEFLHTHPDILDVQVVGVPDVKYGEELMAWIRPRPGAPELTAETLREYCAGRIAHYKVPRYVHLVEEFPMTVTGKVRKVEMRERAVELLGLADAADVEHA; encoded by the coding sequence ATGACCCCGCCCCCTCCCGTGCCCGCTCCCAGCATCAGCGCCGGCAGTACCTCGGTGCCGCTGCTGGAGCACACCATCGGCGTCGCGCTCGACCGCGCGGTGGCCGCGTTCCCGGACCGGGAGGCGCTGGTGGACCTGCCGAGCGGGCGCCGCTGGACCTACCGGGAGCTGGCTGCCGAGGTGGACCGGATCGCGCTGGGGCTGCTGGGCCTGGGAGTCGGGGCCGGCGACCGGGTCGGCATCTGGGCGCCGAACTGCCCCGAGTGGGTGTTCACCCAGTACGCCACCGCCCGGATCGGCGCGATCCTGGTGACCGTCAACCCGGGCTACCGCGCGCACGAGGTCGAGTACGTGCTGCGGCAGGCGGGGATCCGTACAGTGGTGGCCGCGGCGGGTTTCAAGACCTCCGACTACGCGGCCATGCTCGCCGAGGCCGGCCCGCGCTGCCCCGGCCTGCGGGACGTGCTGCTGATCGGCTCCCCGGAGTGGCGGGAGCTGGCGGCGGCGGGGGAGCGCGGCGACCGGGAGCGGCTGGTGGCGGCCGGCGCCGGACTCGGCGCCCACGACCCGATCAACATCCAGTACACCTCGGGCACCACCGGCTTCCCCAAGGGCGCCACCCTGTCGCACCACAACATCCTCAACAACGGTTACTTCGTCGGGGAGTTGTGCGGCTACACGGAGGCGGACCGGATCTGCGTCCCGGTGCCCTTCTACCACTGTTTCGGCATGGTGATGGGCAACCTGGCGGCGCTCTCGCACGGGGCCTGCGTGGTGGTCCCGGCCCCGGCCTTCGACCCGGCGGCCACCCTGCGCGCGGTGGCGGCCGAACGCTGCACCTCGCTCTACGGCGTGCCGACCATGTTCATCGCCGAGCTGAACGACCCGGGCTTCGCCGAGAACGACCTGTCGAGTCTGCGCACCGGGATCATGGCCGGCTCACCGTGTCCGATCGAGGTGATGAAGCAGGTCGTCGACCGGATGGGCATGCGGGACGTCTCCATCTGCTACGGCATGACCGAGACCTCCCCGGTCTCCACCCAGACCAGGGCCGAGGACCCGCTGGAGCGGCGGGTGTCCACCGTCGGCCGGGTCGGCCCGCACCTGGAGGTCGCGGTGGCCGACCCGGAGACCGGCCTGACCGTGCCGCGCGGCACCCCGGGCGAACTCCGCACCCGGGGCTACTCGGTCATGCTCGGCTACTGGGACCAGCCGGACCGCACCGCGGAGGCGGTCGACGCCGAGGGCTGGATGCACACCGGCGACCTCGCGGTGATGGACGAGGAGGGGTACCTCAACATCACCGGCAGGCTCAAGGACATGGTGATCAGGGGCGGCGAGAACATCTACCCGCGCGAGGTCGAGGAGTTCCTGCACACCCACCCCGACATCCTGGACGTCCAGGTCGTCGGCGTCCCCGACGTCAAGTACGGCGAGGAGCTGATGGCCTGGATCCGGCCGCGGCCCGGGGCGCCCGAGCTGACCGCGGAGACGCTGCGCGAGTACTGCGCGGGCCGGATCGCGCACTACAAGGTGCCGCGCTACGTGCACCTGGTGGAGGAGTTCCCGATGACGGTCACCGGGAAGGTCCGCAAGGTGGAGATGCGGGAGCGGGCCGTCGAACTGCTGGGCCTGGCCGACGCGGCCGACGTCGAGCACGCCTGA
- a CDS encoding N-acetylmuramoyl-L-alanine amidase — translation MTVPATRARSAAGRAAAGVRTDFPIQYVGVSWDGPRRGGAIRLHHEETGPGAWQPIATGCAGGPDVAGTAAKAAPVSAALVPADGAVGYDLRLPDGATNLRSTALDTTAGPARTTALSPTTPVTFCGVEYLSRAAWGADESKRFKNGVENSPAKYYPLQTLTVHHTDTPNADPDPAATVRAIYEYHAITNDWGDIGYHFLIDEAGRIYEGRWSGDDGIPGFDANGNAVTAFHTAGFNSGNLGVALLGTLVNQEPTAKARRSLALVLALAARTHGLDPQAKVTFVNPVNGVTKPVDMISGHRDWLATDCPGGVMYAALPALRAEVAAI, via the coding sequence GTGACCGTCCCGGCCACCCGGGCCCGCTCGGCCGCCGGTCGCGCCGCCGCCGGTGTGCGGACCGACTTCCCGATCCAGTACGTCGGCGTCAGCTGGGACGGCCCGCGCCGCGGCGGCGCCATCCGGCTCCACCACGAGGAGACCGGCCCCGGCGCCTGGCAGCCGATCGCCACCGGTTGCGCGGGCGGCCCCGACGTCGCGGGCACCGCCGCGAAGGCCGCCCCGGTCTCGGCCGCGCTGGTCCCGGCCGACGGCGCGGTCGGTTACGACCTGCGGCTGCCCGACGGCGCCACCAACCTGCGCTCCACCGCGCTGGACACCACCGCGGGCCCGGCCCGCACCACCGCGCTCTCCCCGACCACGCCGGTCACCTTCTGCGGCGTCGAGTACCTGAGCCGGGCCGCCTGGGGCGCCGACGAGTCCAAGCGGTTCAAGAACGGCGTGGAGAACTCCCCCGCCAAGTACTACCCGCTGCAGACCCTGACGGTGCACCACACCGACACCCCGAACGCGGACCCGGACCCGGCCGCCACCGTGCGCGCGATCTACGAGTACCACGCGATCACCAACGACTGGGGCGACATCGGCTACCACTTCCTCATCGACGAGGCCGGCCGGATCTACGAGGGCCGCTGGTCCGGTGACGACGGCATCCCCGGGTTCGACGCCAACGGCAACGCGGTGACCGCCTTCCACACCGCCGGCTTCAACTCGGGCAACCTCGGTGTCGCGCTGCTCGGCACCCTGGTCAACCAGGAGCCCACCGCCAAGGCCCGTCGCTCGCTCGCCCTGGTGCTCGCGCTGGCCGCCCGCACCCACGGGCTCGACCCGCAGGCGAAGGTCACCTTCGTCAACCCGGTCAACGGCGTGACCAAGCCGGTCGACATGATCAGCGGTCACCGCGACTGGCTGGCCACCGACTGCCCGGGCGGCGTCATGTACGCCGCCCTGCCCGCGCTGCGGGCCGAGGTCGCCGCGATCTGA